The following coding sequences lie in one Spirochaetia bacterium 38H-sp genomic window:
- a CDS encoding flagellar hook-length control protein FliK, protein MVVTIGKPDFATDFIGERRANDKKNDIFIDNQDFQKYLDNAKIDNSRENFNDKINSDSKNDATSALETKDAERDIKDDENIKNPDEKNIKQYKFSSEEINKHTKEKDNKNIADKKTKQEKVSNKRTVLSDKVVKDGDIKKSKEKTKRVFNQNILQDEVENKKKTKKSASELATTVFIDISDKKSSLTKSDYIVVDKSSIKNEAPKVESLSGDKKKLKTQPSINISLIDKRSKNKTETVSVDISKVKKELANNVKHSSDDGVTDKIKVSFTDMSKADMTMGDVKPHNMDSVPEARTKLLETLKESGNADIVRQAKIILQDNDKGEINLVLRPKSLGRVKISLSLADGSISGKILVQNMFVKEIFQQNVHDLVANFREQGFSIANLNVGVEDGNSDNYNENRSENSDSGNIRIIEKDKLDHAVPLADVIREKTMSIDLVV, encoded by the coding sequence ATGGTTGTCACAATTGGAAAACCTGATTTTGCAACGGATTTTATTGGAGAAAGAAGAGCTAATGATAAAAAAAACGATATTTTTATAGATAATCAGGATTTTCAGAAATATCTTGACAATGCTAAGATTGATAATTCCAGAGAAAATTTTAATGATAAAATAAACAGTGATTCAAAAAATGATGCGACTTCTGCATTAGAGACCAAAGATGCAGAAAGAGATATAAAAGATGATGAAAACATAAAAAATCCAGATGAAAAAAATATAAAACAGTATAAGTTTTCTTCTGAAGAAATAAATAAACATACAAAAGAAAAGGATAATAAAAATATTGCTGATAAAAAAACAAAACAGGAAAAGGTTTCCAATAAACGTACTGTATTATCTGATAAGGTTGTAAAAGATGGAGATATAAAAAAATCCAAAGAGAAGACAAAGCGCGTCTTTAATCAAAACATCCTGCAAGATGAAGTAGAAAACAAGAAAAAGACAAAAAAATCAGCCTCAGAATTAGCGACCACTGTTTTTATAGATATTTCTGATAAAAAATCTTCTTTAACAAAGTCCGATTATATAGTAGTAGATAAATCTAGCATAAAAAACGAAGCCCCAAAAGTTGAGTCTCTGTCTGGAGACAAGAAGAAACTAAAAACACAACCTTCTATAAACATATCTTTGATAGACAAAAGGAGCAAAAATAAAACAGAAACAGTTTCTGTTGATATTTCCAAAGTGAAAAAAGAGCTAGCAAATAATGTGAAGCATTCATCGGATGATGGTGTAACCGATAAAATTAAGGTTTCGTTTACGGATATGAGTAAAGCAGACATGACAATGGGGGATGTTAAACCTCACAATATGGATTCTGTACCGGAGGCAAGGACAAAATTACTTGAGACTTTGAAGGAATCTGGTAACGCGGATATTGTGAGACAGGCCAAGATAATATTACAGGATAATGATAAGGGAGAAATAAATCTGGTTCTCAGGCCCAAAAGTTTGGGAAGGGTAAAAATTTCGCTTTCTCTTGCTGATGGCTCAATCTCAGGAAAAATACTGGTACAGAACATGTTTGTAAAAGAAATTTTCCAACAGAATGTTCATGACCTTGTTGCCAATTTCCGGGAACAAGGGTTTAGCATAGCTAATCTTAATGTAGGAGTGGAAGATGGAAACTCCGATAATTATAACGAAAACAGATCGGAGAATTCTGACAGTGGTAATATAAGAATAATAGAAAAAGATAAGCTTGATCATGCTGTGCCTCTTGCCGATGTTATAAGAGAGAAAACCATGTCAATTGATCTGGTAGTATAG
- the fliN gene encoding flagellar motor switch protein FliN, with product MSDGALTQEEIDALLQGTVSFDTPAGGPPPSLSDSDVQKFKGIVANTVASQSANLSMLTGKQVNILAPVAKITALDDLLRDFPDNFLHVDMSYTDGKIGAHGYFLDEAAATKIAGFLVGQENVELTEASISALQEGLSQINGPVVTSLGDFASVTILTAPPQGALVSKNDFSLSDKEFVILDYPVDIEGESVSIKEYFSSSLVMSLINLPASQSSMQQPSMGQNSMQGINMADNTNAGANLWGAGAPQVQQVQFPQFGDSGLSAEQQTNISLLMDVYMELTVELGRTRKMVKEILGMGEGTIIELDKLAGEPVDILVNHKLIARGEVVVIDENFGVRVTEIISPLARVNQLS from the coding sequence ATGAGTGATGGTGCACTTACTCAAGAAGAAATTGATGCCTTGTTGCAGGGAACAGTTAGTTTTGATACGCCAGCAGGAGGGCCCCCCCCATCTCTTTCTGACTCTGATGTTCAAAAATTTAAGGGGATTGTAGCCAATACTGTGGCATCTCAATCGGCTAACTTGTCTATGCTTACAGGAAAACAGGTTAATATATTAGCTCCTGTTGCAAAGATAACAGCTCTTGATGATCTTCTGAGAGATTTTCCAGATAATTTTCTTCATGTTGATATGAGTTATACTGATGGAAAAATAGGGGCACATGGATATTTTTTAGATGAAGCTGCTGCAACAAAAATAGCTGGTTTTCTTGTGGGACAGGAAAATGTGGAGCTTACAGAAGCTTCTATCTCCGCATTGCAGGAAGGGCTTTCTCAGATAAATGGACCTGTGGTAACTTCTCTTGGAGATTTTGCTTCTGTTACCATACTCACTGCTCCTCCTCAGGGGGCACTTGTCTCAAAAAATGATTTTTCCCTTAGTGATAAGGAGTTTGTTATCCTTGATTATCCTGTAGATATAGAGGGAGAATCAGTTTCTATAAAAGAATATTTTTCTTCTTCTCTTGTCATGAGCTTGATAAATCTACCTGCTTCTCAATCTTCTATGCAGCAGCCTTCTATGGGACAAAATTCTATGCAAGGAATAAATATGGCAGACAACACTAATGCCGGTGCTAATCTATGGGGGGCAGGTGCCCCGCAGGTCCAGCAGGTTCAGTTTCCACAATTTGGAGATTCCGGATTGAGTGCCGAGCAACAAACTAACATATCCCTGCTTATGGATGTGTATATGGAGCTTACTGTTGAGCTTGGTAGGACAAGAAAAATGGTCAAAGAAATATTGGGGATGGGGGAAGGCACCATCATAGAGCTTGATAAACTCGCAGGTGAGCCTGTTGATATACTTGTTAATCACAAATTGATAGCTAGAGGAGAGGTGGTCGTTATTGATGAAAACTTTGGCGTTAGAGTTACTGAGATTATATCACCTCTTGCTAGAGTTAATCAGTTGTCATGA
- the motB gene encoding flagellar motor protein MotB — protein sequence MAEKKKKEKKADEGAPDYMLTYGDMVTLLLTFFVMMFTTATVDGYQVRLILSAFPGLGSREGGNTLSVGRLAELGNTVMSLPSMQRGRALDEARKKAISAFQPEIKAKTVRVKQDERGLVITLAADAFFRSASAELNIEAARETLIKLSNLLSSPELADRKIRIEGHTDNIPTDPAGPWPSNWELSADRSINVLHFLSDYGVDEQKFQAMGLADTVPLADNATPEGRAYNRRVDIIILSDGHL from the coding sequence ATGGCAGAAAAGAAGAAGAAAGAAAAAAAAGCAGACGAAGGTGCTCCTGATTACATGCTCACATATGGGGATATGGTTACTCTTCTGCTTACTTTCTTTGTTATGATGTTTACCACTGCAACTGTAGATGGATATCAGGTAAGATTGATATTATCGGCATTTCCCGGATTGGGAAGTAGAGAAGGAGGCAATACACTCTCCGTAGGGCGTCTTGCAGAACTTGGTAATACTGTCATGAGCTTACCATCGATGCAGAGAGGAAGAGCATTGGATGAAGCCAGAAAAAAGGCCATATCTGCGTTTCAGCCGGAGATAAAAGCAAAAACAGTAAGAGTAAAGCAAGATGAGAGGGGATTAGTGATAACTCTCGCAGCTGATGCTTTTTTTAGAAGTGCAAGTGCAGAGCTCAATATAGAAGCAGCCAGAGAAACTCTTATAAAACTATCCAATTTGTTATCCAGCCCTGAGCTTGCAGATAGAAAAATAAGAATAGAAGGACATACTGATAACATACCGACAGATCCTGCAGGTCCCTGGCCAAGCAACTGGGAACTCTCTGCTGACAGATCCATAAATGTATTACATTTCTTAAGCGATTATGGGGTTGACGAGCAGAAATTTCAGGCTATGGGCTTGGCAGACACTGTTCCTCTTGCGGATAATGCTACCCCTGAGGGGCGTGCATACAACAGAAGAGTAGATATTATCATACTCTCCGACGGGCATTTATAA
- the fliM gene encoding flagellar motor switch protein FliM — protein MTEVLSQEEIDQLLSAISAGDIETEEVQRAPEQRKIKIYDFKRPDKFSKEQIRTISIMHETFARLTTTSLSAQLRSLVQVHVASVDQLTYEEFIRSIPNPTTIGIINMDPLKGSAILEIDPTITYSIIDRLFGGPGDGSVVPRDRDLSDIEQTVMEGIMVRILGNMREAWNQVVDLRPRLGQIDTNPQFAQIVPPTEMVVLVTLETKVGDVEGMMNFCIPYLTIEPIISKLSAQYWYSSVRKGGTTENLAIIKDRISTVEVSLVAEIGTMVLKMRDILSIQKNDVIMLPTSVKNPLVLKIENKPKFFCVPGQVGKKMAVKLVKKIEEEEQVIEELKPEGEES, from the coding sequence ATGACAGAAGTTCTTTCTCAAGAAGAAATAGACCAGCTTCTCTCAGCTATCTCTGCAGGTGATATAGAAACAGAAGAAGTACAAAGAGCTCCAGAACAAAGAAAAATTAAAATATATGATTTTAAAAGGCCGGATAAATTTTCCAAGGAACAAATACGTACTATATCTATAATGCATGAGACCTTTGCACGTCTAACCACAACCTCTTTGAGCGCACAACTTAGAAGCCTTGTGCAGGTACATGTTGCATCAGTTGACCAGCTGACTTATGAAGAATTTATTCGTTCTATACCCAATCCTACAACTATAGGTATAATAAACATGGATCCCTTAAAAGGGTCTGCAATATTGGAGATAGACCCTACGATAACATATTCTATAATTGATAGACTTTTCGGTGGTCCTGGCGACGGTTCTGTTGTCCCAAGAGACAGAGACCTGTCCGATATAGAGCAGACCGTTATGGAAGGGATAATGGTAAGAATCCTAGGTAATATGCGGGAAGCTTGGAACCAGGTTGTTGATCTAAGGCCACGTCTTGGACAGATAGATACTAATCCTCAATTTGCACAAATTGTTCCTCCTACTGAAATGGTAGTGCTTGTTACACTTGAAACAAAAGTGGGTGATGTAGAGGGTATGATGAATTTTTGTATTCCATATCTTACTATTGAGCCAATAATTTCAAAACTGTCAGCTCAATATTGGTATTCTTCTGTTAGAAAAGGCGGTACAACAGAAAACCTTGCCATAATAAAAGACAGAATATCAACAGTAGAGGTCTCTCTTGTAGCAGAAATAGGTACGATGGTTCTTAAAATGCGGGATATCCTAAGCATACAAAAAAATGATGTGATTATGCTTCCTACCTCTGTGAAAAACCCTCTTGTTTTAAAAATAGAGAATAAACCCAAGTTTTTTTGCGTACCCGGACAGGTAGGGAAAAAAATGGCCGTAAAACTGGTTAAAAAGATAGAAGAGGAAGAACAAGTTATTGAGGAATTAAAACCAGAAGGAGAAGAATCATGA
- a CDS encoding flagellar basal body-associated FliL family protein, translating into MGDIFEDDTQESSVDTSDAKQVGFLPNILIQILKFVAMGVAAILFVFTVVIITLKILNVSSQSQTPPEISPQYQAAPPILNWYEIGEIRARTADEAQNTLLAVVYLGYDVDDTAVQTELNERKPYIRDLIRRFFSSKTADELRPQNESILKAELMAKINDVLTNGMIKEIVFDTFNVVEF; encoded by the coding sequence ATGGGTGATATTTTTGAGGATGACACGCAAGAATCATCGGTAGATACTTCGGATGCAAAGCAAGTCGGATTTTTACCCAATATACTTATTCAAATTCTCAAATTTGTTGCTATGGGAGTAGCTGCAATATTATTTGTTTTTACTGTTGTTATAATTACTCTAAAGATACTAAATGTTTCCAGTCAATCTCAAACACCTCCGGAGATATCTCCACAGTATCAAGCCGCCCCTCCAATATTAAACTGGTATGAAATAGGAGAAATAAGGGCCAGAACTGCAGATGAAGCGCAGAACACACTTCTTGCAGTTGTCTATCTTGGATATGACGTTGATGATACTGCTGTTCAGACAGAGTTAAACGAGAGGAAGCCTTATATCAGAGATCTTATAAGGAGATTTTTTTCTTCCAAGACAGCAGATGAGTTAAGACCACAAAACGAAAGTATTCTCAAAGCAGAGCTTATGGCTAAGATAAACGATGTGCTTACTAATGGAATGATAAAAGAAATAGTATTTGATACTTTTAATGTGGTGGAGTTTTAA
- the flgE gene encoding flagellar hook protein FlgE, producing MMRSLYSGVSGLQNHQIRMDVIGNNISNVNTTGFKKGRVNFQDMISQMMSGASRPTDEVGGVNPKQVGLGMTVASIDTIHTQGSLQTTGVNTDLAIQGDGFFVLRKGDKNFYTRAGVFGLDEDGYLVNPANGLRVQGWQAEKVGGQTIINTTAALQDLIIPVGSKDPAFATSEVYLACNLDKRLPEIPEGAAPETIAQGTWTASYDIYDSFGNTHTLRIDFTKIPGEPNRWQATVNVDPDAETPTNTVVDIGAENSTVNNFIIQFDNLGTIQSVEDANGDIIDAGNLQVNVSFDVPDATIPEGEVAVRQAFNLNLGEVGSAVNAVTQFAEKSSTKVYKQNGYSMGYLEGFKIDQNGVITGVYSNGNNRSLGQIALASFVNPGGLEKEGETMFRVSLNSGDPNIGPPNFAGKGKLIAGALEMSNVDLAESFTDMIVTQRGFQANSRTITTSDQMLQELLTLKR from the coding sequence ATGATGCGTTCTCTTTATTCTGGAGTTTCTGGACTCCAGAATCATCAAATCAGAATGGATGTTATAGGTAACAACATTTCCAACGTCAATACAACAGGTTTTAAGAAGGGAAGAGTTAATTTTCAGGATATGATATCTCAAATGATGTCAGGAGCGTCTAGACCAACGGATGAGGTAGGTGGTGTTAATCCAAAACAGGTTGGACTTGGTATGACAGTAGCATCTATAGATACCATACATACGCAAGGATCTCTTCAAACAACAGGAGTTAATACAGATTTGGCAATACAGGGAGATGGTTTTTTTGTCTTAAGAAAAGGTGATAAGAATTTCTATACAAGAGCCGGAGTTTTTGGTTTGGATGAGGATGGCTATCTTGTCAATCCGGCAAATGGTCTTAGAGTCCAGGGATGGCAGGCAGAAAAAGTAGGCGGACAAACGATAATTAATACAACAGCTGCGTTGCAGGATCTGATTATACCTGTTGGCAGCAAAGACCCGGCTTTTGCTACAAGTGAGGTTTATCTTGCATGTAATCTTGATAAGAGACTGCCAGAAATACCGGAAGGGGCTGCTCCAGAAACTATAGCACAAGGAACATGGACAGCTTCTTATGATATTTATGATAGTTTTGGTAACACTCATACGCTTAGAATAGATTTCACCAAGATACCAGGAGAACCCAATAGATGGCAGGCAACAGTCAATGTTGATCCTGATGCGGAAACTCCTACAAACACAGTAGTTGATATTGGAGCAGAAAACAGTACCGTAAACAATTTTATAATTCAGTTTGATAATCTCGGAACAATTCAGTCAGTAGAAGATGCCAATGGAGATATAATAGATGCCGGGAATCTCCAAGTTAATGTATCCTTTGATGTTCCAGATGCTACAATACCAGAAGGGGAAGTAGCTGTAAGACAGGCGTTTAACCTTAATCTTGGAGAAGTAGGTAGCGCAGTAAACGCAGTAACTCAGTTTGCAGAAAAGAGTTCTACCAAAGTATACAAACAGAATGGATACTCTATGGGCTATCTGGAAGGTTTTAAAATAGACCAGAATGGAGTTATAACAGGTGTTTATTCTAATGGAAACAACCGTTCTCTGGGACAAATTGCTCTTGCCAGTTTTGTAAATCCAGGCGGTCTGGAAAAAGAAGGCGAAACAATGTTTAGAGTATCTCTCAACTCGGGAGATCCCAACATAGGCCCTCCCAACTTTGCAGGCAAGGGTAAGCTCATAGCTGGAGCCCTTGAGATGAGCAATGTTGATCTTGCCGAGTCCTTTACGGACATGATAGTAACTCAGAGAGGATTTCAGGCAAATTCCAGAACAATAACCACCTCTGACCAGATGCTACAAGAGCTGCTTACACTCAAGAGGTAA
- a CDS encoding flagellar FlbD family protein — translation MIKVTKLDSTVFYVNPHHIEYIELNPDTTLVMLSGKRLVVQEDYQTIFDRIIEYRKKIGIFFNEE, via the coding sequence ATGATTAAGGTAACCAAGCTTGACAGTACCGTATTTTATGTAAACCCGCATCACATAGAATATATAGAACTCAACCCGGATACAACACTTGTTATGCTTTCTGGCAAACGTCTGGTAGTCCAAGAGGATTACCAGACTATTTTTGATAGAATAATTGAGTATAGAAAAAAAATAGGTATTTTTTTTAACGAGGAGTAG
- a CDS encoding flagellar biosynthetic protein FliO: protein MFYSRFSVVLLSLYIGFCIFAQEPTTSNQPNIDNISTEEGYILPDIEQKTEEASTSTTESPSLVAFSIWDAMRMILVLAVVLGMIYALFFFLRKTSTKGFLENEIIKIIDTKVLASNKTLYVIKLEELFFLIGVSDSSISLISEISDKDTKDRLELISSTTVSQNKASFPDLLKRLLSRASTDKQADSKSVDFLEKQKERLKKL from the coding sequence ATGTTTTATTCTCGTTTTAGCGTAGTTCTTTTGTCTCTGTATATAGGCTTCTGTATTTTTGCTCAGGAGCCTACTACATCAAATCAGCCTAATATAGATAATATATCTACGGAAGAAGGTTATATTTTACCTGATATAGAGCAAAAAACCGAAGAAGCTTCTACATCTACAACAGAAAGTCCTTCTCTTGTGGCTTTCTCTATCTGGGATGCGATGAGAATGATTTTGGTCTTAGCTGTTGTTCTTGGGATGATATATGCGCTCTTTTTCTTTTTAAGAAAGACTAGTACAAAAGGCTTTCTTGAAAATGAAATTATAAAAATTATAGATACAAAAGTACTGGCTTCTAATAAAACATTATATGTAATAAAGCTTGAAGAACTTTTTTTCCTAATAGGAGTCTCTGATTCTTCTATTTCACTAATATCGGAAATATCGGATAAAGATACAAAAGATAGACTGGAGTTAATATCTTCTACTACTGTATCACAAAATAAGGCATCTTTTCCAGATTTATTAAAAAGACTTCTAAGCAGAGCCTCTACGGATAAACAGGCTGATTCCAAATCAGTTGATTTTCTGGAAAAGCAGAAAGAGAGGTTAAAAAAGTTATGA
- a CDS encoding motility protein A, whose protein sequence is MDLGTILGVVVGLGLVLFGIIAAGVPLMVYVDIPSVLIVLGGSFGAMMVGNPLSRMLGIMGIFSHVLNVPNRQEGKIINDLIAFSERARREGLLALEDNLDEVEDEFMRKGLQLVVDGIDPEIIKAVLYTELNEMQARHATGAKLFDDWSKIAPAFGMIGTLIGLIAMLKNLSAGDSSAIGQGMATALITTLYGSLFANLFLIPIKNKLEDRDREESMVREIMIEGILSIQAGDNPRVLLEKLLSFLPPAEREAVRQEAGRE, encoded by the coding sequence ATGGATCTGGGGACGATTCTAGGTGTTGTAGTCGGATTAGGGTTGGTTCTTTTTGGAATAATAGCAGCTGGTGTTCCTCTGATGGTATATGTGGATATCCCGTCCGTCCTTATTGTTTTGGGAGGTTCCTTTGGTGCAATGATGGTAGGCAACCCTCTATCCAGAATGCTTGGTATAATGGGGATATTCTCTCATGTGCTCAATGTTCCCAATCGACAAGAAGGTAAAATAATAAATGATTTAATTGCTTTTTCCGAACGCGCCAGAAGGGAAGGCCTTCTGGCGCTTGAAGATAATCTGGATGAAGTAGAAGATGAATTTATGCGTAAAGGTCTGCAGCTTGTAGTTGATGGAATAGACCCAGAGATAATAAAAGCCGTTTTATATACGGAGCTCAATGAAATGCAGGCACGGCATGCTACAGGAGCCAAGCTCTTTGACGACTGGTCAAAGATAGCTCCGGCTTTTGGAATGATAGGAACGCTTATCGGTCTTATAGCCATGCTTAAAAACCTTTCTGCAGGTGACTCTTCTGCTATAGGACAAGGAATGGCAACAGCTCTAATCACAACACTTTACGGTTCTCTTTTTGCTAACCTTTTTTTAATACCAATAAAAAACAAGCTTGAAGACAGAGACAGGGAAGAATCCATGGTACGAGAAATAATGATAGAAGGAATTCTATCAATCCAAGCAGGAGATAACCCGAGAGTATTGCTTGAAAAGCTACTCTCCTTCTTGCCTCCTGCAGAAAGAGAAGCGGTAAGACAAGAGGCCGGCAGGGAATAA
- the flgD gene encoding flagellar hook assembly protein FlgD, which translates to MELSTIMTGADRAKVEAQVDAINKSLQDGRKIKQNLDKDDFLKLLITQLTHQDPTQPLEDKEFIAQMAQFSSLEQITNMNTELAKMSGRLMSSQAVSLLGRTVSVKDGDNIISGVVDEIRGNDFPQLRINNRFYDISAVESILSNAQGGEL; encoded by the coding sequence ATGGAACTTTCAACAATTATGACAGGAGCAGACAGAGCTAAAGTAGAAGCTCAGGTGGATGCCATAAATAAATCTTTACAGGATGGCAGGAAAATAAAGCAAAATCTCGATAAAGACGATTTCTTAAAACTGCTTATAACACAGCTTACGCATCAGGATCCTACACAGCCTCTAGAAGATAAAGAATTTATAGCTCAAATGGCGCAGTTCTCTTCTCTAGAACAAATTACAAATATGAATACAGAACTTGCAAAAATGTCAGGAAGACTTATGAGCAGTCAAGCCGTTTCTCTTCTTGGTAGAACTGTATCTGTAAAGGATGGTGATAATATAATAAGCGGTGTGGTTGATGAGATTAGAGGAAACGATTTTCCTCAGCTTAGAATAAACAACAGATTCTATGACATATCTGCTGTGGAAAGCATACTATCCAATGCTCAAGGAGGCGAATTATGA